A window of Pseudomonas guangdongensis contains these coding sequences:
- a CDS encoding DUF6436 domain-containing protein: MSASRRKTVFVSLFVLLWVIGLGSLYAWYQARYIRPFGESTVLFDAGALRLPAELAGSGTIRVVHLWDPPCPCNVGNQQHLAELLDHFAGQGVDFYVWQKPGSRGRLPDSLGALRPLAELPGAERLPASPAVAIWDRDGNLAYVGPYSEGAVCTSANSFIEPVIEALLAGRPLQSTGTLAVGCYCPWQDD; the protein is encoded by the coding sequence ATGTCCGCTTCGCGCCGCAAGACCGTCTTCGTCAGTCTATTCGTTCTGCTCTGGGTGATCGGCCTGGGCAGCCTGTACGCCTGGTATCAGGCCCGCTACATCCGCCCGTTCGGCGAAAGCACCGTGCTGTTCGACGCCGGCGCCCTGCGCCTGCCCGCCGAGCTGGCCGGCAGCGGGACGATCCGCGTGGTGCACCTGTGGGACCCGCCGTGCCCGTGCAACGTCGGCAACCAGCAGCACCTGGCCGAGCTGCTCGACCACTTCGCCGGCCAGGGCGTCGACTTCTACGTCTGGCAGAAACCCGGCAGTCGCGGCCGCCTGCCCGACAGCCTGGGCGCCCTGCGGCCGCTGGCCGAGCTGCCCGGCGCCGAGCGGCTGCCGGCCAGCCCGGCGGTGGCGATCTGGGACCGCGACGGCAACCTGGCCTACGTCGGCCCCTACAGCGAAGGCGCGGTATGCACCTCGGCCAACAGCTTCATCGAGCCGGTGATCGAGGCGCTGCTCGCCGGCCGCCCGCTACAGAGCACCGGCACCCTGGCGGTGGGCTGCTATTGTCCCTGGCAGGACGACTGA